From the genome of Muricauda sp. SCSIO 64092, one region includes:
- a CDS encoding TrkH family potassium uptake protein — protein sequence MWLNFRIILHIMGLLLLCNGSFMLLAGGVSGFYKDGATLDILLAAIVIMLIGVMAMFYTRGHRKEVKRKEGYIIVTFGWLVMSLSGVLPYIFSGAIPDVTNAFFETISGYTTTGASILNDIESLPKGILFWRSLTHWIGGMGIIVLAIAILPLLGIGGMQLFAAEAPGPGGDKLHPRITDTAKRLWLIYVGYTLAETVLLKLAGMSIFDAANHALSTLSTGGFSTKNASIAHWNNSPLIQYIIMVFMFLAGTNFVMSYFAFTGKVQRILKDEEFRVYAIFIMVFTIVAGLIVYYQANVPVSDYHPQVLGQGESAFRHALFQVLAIITTTGFVTADFTNWTPFLTVFFFGLMFLGGCAGSTSGGIKVMRHLLIIKNGLLEFKRTLHANAIIPVRFNKKVVSEHIVYNIIGFFVLYMLLFIIGALVLGFLGLDFESAIGGAASSLGNVGPALGDLNPVVNFSALPAFGKWWCGFLMLLGRLELFTVLILVVPYFWKRI from the coding sequence ATGTGGCTCAATTTTAGGATCATCCTTCATATCATGGGATTGCTGTTATTGTGCAATGGCTCATTTATGTTACTGGCCGGTGGTGTGAGTGGTTTTTACAAGGATGGTGCAACACTGGATATTCTTTTGGCCGCCATAGTGATCATGCTTATAGGGGTTATGGCCATGTTCTATACCCGGGGCCATAGAAAGGAGGTAAAGCGCAAGGAAGGTTATATTATTGTGACTTTTGGATGGTTGGTGATGTCCCTATCGGGAGTTTTACCCTATATTTTTTCGGGTGCGATCCCAGATGTTACCAATGCTTTTTTTGAGACCATTTCGGGATATACCACTACGGGAGCCTCCATCTTAAATGATATTGAATCCCTGCCCAAGGGGATTTTGTTTTGGCGAAGTTTGACCCACTGGATCGGGGGAATGGGAATTATAGTTTTGGCAATTGCCATATTGCCCCTTTTGGGTATTGGTGGCATGCAGCTTTTTGCCGCTGAGGCCCCGGGACCGGGAGGGGATAAGCTACATCCAAGAATTACGGATACGGCAAAACGGTTATGGTTGATTTATGTGGGATACACTTTGGCAGAAACCGTCTTGTTGAAATTGGCCGGAATGTCCATTTTTGATGCCGCCAATCATGCGCTTTCCACCCTTTCCACAGGTGGTTTTTCGACGAAAAACGCCAGTATTGCCCATTGGAACAACAGTCCGTTGATACAGTATATTATCATGGTCTTTATGTTTTTGGCAGGGACCAACTTTGTAATGAGTTATTTCGCCTTTACCGGAAAGGTACAGCGTATTTTGAAAGATGAGGAATTTAGGGTGTACGCTATTTTTATTATGGTGTTTACCATTGTGGCGGGGCTCATTGTATACTATCAGGCCAATGTCCCTGTTTCCGACTATCACCCGCAGGTTTTGGGTCAAGGGGAGAGCGCATTTAGGCACGCCCTTTTTCAAGTATTGGCCATCATAACCACAACTGGTTTTGTGACCGCGGATTTCACCAACTGGACACCGTTTTTGACGGTTTTCTTCTTTGGGTTGATGTTTCTTGGAGGCTGTGCGGGGTCCACCTCGGGCGGGATTAAAGTGATGCGCCATCTACTGATCATCAAGAATGGCCTATTGGAGTTTAAACGGACACTGCACGCCAACGCAATCATTCCTGTTCGCTTCAACAAAAAAGTGGTGAGTGAACATATTGTCTATAATATCATAGGCTTTTTTGTGCTTTATATGTTGCTGTTCATTATTGGCGCATTGGTTTTGGGTTTTTTGGGTCTTGATTTTGAATCGGCCATAGGTGGGGCGGCTTCCTCCCTAGGGAATGTTGGTCCGGCTTTGGGGGACCTAAATCCCGTGGTCAACTTTAGCGCCTTACCTGCTTTTGGGAAATGGTGGTGCGGGTTCCTAATGCTTCTGGGAAGACTGGAACTTTTTACGGTATTGATTTTGGTCGTGCCTTATTTCTGGAAGCGAATTTAG
- the trkA gene encoding Trk system potassium transporter TrkA, whose protein sequence is MKIIIAGAGEVGFHLAKLLSYEAQEITLIDTDKESLAYADSHLDIRVLRGDATSVAVLRDAKVDSSDLVIGVTASETTNLTFCLLAKQLGSKKTIARISNTEFVDNKELIKFDELGIDELISPEELAASEIQLLLNQSAFNDTYEFEEGLLTMVGVFLPKTAAFVGKMVKEAAKIFPELHFMPIALQRMGTQYTLIPRGDTVFKEGDQVYFITNKGGVDDLYKLTGMQRREIKNVMILGGSKVGYKTARDLCSNKFNVKLIEKNKEKAFDIADDIPNALVINGDGRNVELLEEESLESMDAFIAVTGNSETNIMSCLVAKSRKIKKTIALVENMDYFQLSQSIGIDTLINKKLLAANTIFRYIRRGEVLAVTRLNNLNAEILEFEVKSTSVVNGEIIKELNFPREAIIGGVIRDGEGIIALGDFKITEGDKVVVCALPKAIPRIEKLFL, encoded by the coding sequence ATGAAAATTATCATTGCAGGTGCGGGAGAGGTAGGTTTCCATTTGGCCAAACTACTTTCTTATGAAGCACAGGAGATTACGTTAATAGATACGGATAAAGAGAGTTTGGCGTATGCCGACAGCCATTTGGACATACGGGTCTTAAGAGGGGACGCTACTTCTGTAGCGGTGCTTCGTGATGCCAAGGTGGATTCCTCGGATTTGGTCATAGGGGTTACGGCCTCGGAAACAACAAACCTGACTTTTTGCCTGCTTGCAAAGCAATTGGGCAGCAAAAAAACCATTGCCAGGATATCCAATACCGAATTTGTGGACAACAAAGAACTGATCAAGTTCGATGAATTGGGAATCGATGAACTGATTTCCCCGGAGGAATTGGCGGCATCCGAAATTCAACTTTTGTTGAACCAATCAGCATTTAATGACACCTATGAGTTTGAGGAGGGGCTTTTGACCATGGTGGGTGTATTTTTGCCAAAAACGGCAGCCTTTGTGGGCAAAATGGTAAAAGAGGCGGCAAAGATTTTTCCCGAATTGCACTTTATGCCCATTGCCCTGCAACGTATGGGAACACAATATACCTTAATTCCGCGGGGTGACACCGTTTTTAAGGAAGGCGATCAGGTCTATTTTATCACCAATAAAGGAGGGGTGGACGATTTGTACAAGCTCACGGGAATGCAAAGGCGTGAAATCAAGAACGTGATGATCTTGGGCGGTAGTAAGGTAGGCTATAAAACGGCCAGGGATTTGTGTTCCAATAAGTTCAACGTAAAACTTATTGAAAAAAACAAGGAAAAAGCCTTTGATATTGCAGACGACATTCCCAATGCCCTGGTCATCAATGGAGATGGGCGTAATGTGGAACTTTTGGAAGAAGAAAGTTTGGAATCCATGGATGCCTTTATTGCCGTTACGGGAAACTCTGAGACCAATATCATGTCTTGCTTGGTAGCGAAGTCCCGAAAGATAAAAAAGACCATCGCCTTAGTGGAAAATATGGATTATTTTCAGTTGTCACAGTCCATAGGAATAGATACCCTGATCAATAAAAAGCTATTGGCCGCAAACACTATTTTTCGATACATCCGTAGGGGGGAAGTTTTGGCGGTTACACGTTTGAACAACCTCAATGCCGAAATTTTGGAGTTTGAGGTAAAAAGCACTTCAGTGGTCAATGGGGAGATTATCAAGGAACTGAATTTTCCCCGAGAAGCTATCATCGGAGGAGTAATCAGGGATGGTGAAGGGATCATTGCCTTGGGGGATTTTAAAATTACCGAGGGTGATAAGGTGGTTGTCTGTGCCCTGCCAAAAGCCATTCCTAGAATAGAAAAGCTCTTTCTCTAA
- the ubiE gene encoding bifunctional demethylmenaquinone methyltransferase/2-methoxy-6-polyprenyl-1,4-benzoquinol methylase UbiE, translating to MAKNVNPYKESQLGKKAQVTQMFDTISKNYDGLNRVISLGIDVKWRRRVVDIVSKSKPENILDIATGTGDLAINLQKSGAKSITGLDISPGMLEIGRKKVGDKNLDNIIEMVIGDSENLSFSDNTFDAVTVAFGVRNFENLERGLSEIHRVLKPKGKFVVLETSVPTKFPSKQGYHIYSKYILPTIGRLFSKDKIAYNYLSESAAAFPFGEDFNNILRKTGFIDVENRPQTLGVATIYVASK from the coding sequence ATGGCCAAAAACGTAAATCCTTATAAGGAATCCCAACTGGGCAAAAAAGCCCAGGTCACGCAGATGTTCGATACCATTTCCAAGAACTATGATGGGTTGAACAGGGTTATTTCCCTTGGCATAGATGTAAAGTGGCGTAGACGGGTGGTGGATATCGTATCCAAATCCAAACCTGAAAACATATTGGACATTGCTACGGGTACTGGTGATTTGGCGATCAATCTCCAAAAAAGCGGGGCCAAAAGCATTACTGGATTGGACATCTCCCCTGGGATGTTGGAAATTGGAAGGAAGAAGGTAGGGGATAAAAATCTGGACAACATCATTGAAATGGTCATTGGCGATAGTGAAAACCTATCTTTTAGCGATAATACGTTTGATGCTGTTACCGTTGCCTTTGGCGTCCGGAATTTTGAGAATCTGGAAAGGGGACTTTCAGAAATCCATAGGGTTTTGAAACCTAAAGGCAAATTTGTGGTCCTGGAAACCTCCGTTCCCACTAAATTTCCATCCAAACAGGGCTATCATATCTATAGCAAATACATTCTTCCCACTATCGGCAGGCTTTTTTCAAAAGATAAGATAGCGTACAACTATCTTTCCGAATCTGCGGCGGCTTTTCCTTTTGGGGAAGACTTCAACAATATTTTGCGAAAAACGGGGTTTATAGATGTGGAGAACAGACCCCAAACGCTTGGGGTTGCAACCATATATGTAGCCTCAAAGTAA
- a CDS encoding porin family protein, whose translation MKKLFFTCLFLVSLHHANSQLFGKDPIINLQNEDKDFLNWGYYLGFNRYDFQFEYENDIGQDILVEQTYGFNVGLIGELRLNKFLDIRFEPGLLYTQRNLGFPGFTSQQDAIREVRSTYIRFPLLLKVSTKRFNNMKPFLIGGVYTSINLGAKEDSLEDNESGVFRMVQNVYGYELGFGIDIYTEYFKFTPSIRGVFALNNELVPDEDPNSPWTGNINAMRTRGIFINFTFE comes from the coding sequence ATGAAAAAACTCTTTTTCACATGCCTTTTTTTGGTGTCCTTGCACCATGCAAATTCCCAGTTGTTTGGAAAAGATCCCATTATCAATCTGCAGAACGAGGACAAGGATTTTTTGAACTGGGGGTATTACCTTGGGTTTAATAGGTACGATTTCCAATTTGAATATGAAAACGACATAGGACAGGATATTCTAGTGGAACAGACCTATGGCTTTAACGTTGGCCTGATCGGTGAATTGCGTCTCAACAAATTTTTGGATATCCGTTTTGAACCGGGTTTGTTGTATACCCAAAGGAATTTAGGATTCCCTGGGTTTACCAGTCAACAAGATGCCATTAGGGAAGTAAGGTCCACCTATATTCGCTTCCCCTTATTACTAAAAGTAAGTACCAAAAGGTTCAATAACATGAAGCCCTTTTTGATCGGAGGGGTTTATACGTCCATAAATCTTGGAGCCAAAGAAGATAGTTTGGAGGATAATGAAAGTGGTGTATTTAGAATGGTACAGAACGTATACGGATATGAGCTGGGATTTGGAATAGATATCTATACCGAATATTTTAAGTTTACCCCTTCCATAAGGGGTGTTTTTGCCTTAAACAATGAGCTTGTACCCGATGAAGATCCCAACAGTCCATGGACGGGAAATATAAATGCCATGCGAACCAGGGGAATATTCATCAATTTCACCTTTGAGTAG
- a CDS encoding TrmH family RNA methyltransferase: MAGKKWLKLIKSLHQKKYRNEHRLFFVEGKKSVDALLESGRPPIKILSYAGFVHHFDGFPSEEITPRELKAISALKNPNGVLGVFKMPEGPEINELDWILALDDVRDPGNLGTIIRLCDWFGINSLVCSMNTVDCYNPKVLQATMGSIARVNVVYDDLPHFLESTSLPVFGAFMDGSNVYGENIPKSGVLVMGNEANGISPDVERSIAKKIAIPQYTNETAESLNVAMATGILLSEVRRKG; encoded by the coding sequence ATGGCTGGCAAAAAGTGGTTAAAACTCATAAAGAGCTTACATCAAAAAAAGTACCGAAATGAACATCGGCTTTTTTTTGTTGAGGGGAAAAAGTCCGTCGATGCGCTTTTGGAATCAGGAAGGCCGCCCATAAAAATTCTTTCCTACGCTGGATTCGTGCACCATTTTGATGGATTTCCATCGGAGGAAATCACCCCAAGGGAGCTTAAGGCCATAAGTGCCTTAAAAAACCCAAATGGGGTATTAGGGGTATTTAAGATGCCCGAAGGACCGGAAATAAATGAATTGGATTGGATTTTGGCCTTGGATGATGTTAGGGATCCGGGTAATTTGGGAACCATCATCCGTTTGTGTGATTGGTTTGGTATCAACAGCCTGGTCTGTTCAATGAATACAGTGGATTGTTACAACCCAAAAGTACTGCAGGCCACCATGGGTTCCATTGCCAGGGTCAACGTTGTTTATGATGATCTTCCACATTTCCTGGAAAGCACTTCTTTGCCGGTATTCGGGGCTTTTATGGATGGGTCAAATGTTTACGGGGAAAATATCCCAAAATCGGGGGTTTTGGTTATGGGTAATGAGGCCAATGGCATTTCCCCGGATGTGGAAAGATCAATTGCCAAAAAAATCGCCATACCCCAATATACCAATGAAACTGCGGAAAGCCTCAATGTGGCCATGGCAACCGGAATTCTTTTAAGTGAGGTAAGGAGAAAAGGATAA